One segment of Onychomys torridus chromosome 3, mOncTor1.1, whole genome shotgun sequence DNA contains the following:
- the LOC118580265 gene encoding LOW QUALITY PROTEIN: voltage-dependent anion-selective channel protein 2-like (The sequence of the model RefSeq protein was modified relative to this genomic sequence to represent the inferred CDS: inserted 1 base in 1 codon; substituted 1 base at 1 genomic stop codon), giving the protein MVDCCVWTCPQSISISPSYVDRSKTARDILNRGFGFGLVKLDVKTKSRSDVELSTTSLSNTDTGEVTETLETKYKWCLCEYGLTFTEKWNIDNTVGTETTVEDQTCQCLRLTFDMTFVPNTCANPGCDVNFHFVGPTTHGSAVFGXESQHVEYXVNLDSAKSTLTRTNNFAVGYRTGDFQLHINITHVFGTEFLTNPSPVQMSLTIGSPTEGSYKGNCTCFMGSQTLRSKSS; this is encoded by the exons ATGGTGGATTGCTGTGTATGGACCTGCCCACAGTCAATATCTATCTCTCCATCATATGTTGACCGTAGCAAAACTGCCAGAGACATTCTCAACAGAGGATTTGGCTTTGGGTTGGTAAAGCTGGATGTGAAAACAAAGTCACGCAGTGATGTGGAACTGTCAACAACTAGTTTATCTAATACAGACACTGGGGAAGTTACTGAGACCTTGGAGACCAAATACAAATGGTGCTTGTGTGAGTATGGTCTGACTTTCACAGAAAAATGGAACATCGATAACACTGTAGGGACAGAGACTACAGTTGAAGACCAGACTTGTCAATGTTTGAGACTAACGTTTGATATGACCTTTGTACCTAACACATGTGCAAACCCTGGCTGTGATGTTAACTTTCATTTTGTTGGACCTACAACCCACGGCTCAGCTGTCTTTG TAGAGAGCCAGCATGTTGAGTACTAGGTGAACTTGGACAGTGCTAAGTCAACGCTGACAAGGA CAAATAACTTTGCAGTAGGCTACAGGACTGGGGACTTCCAGTTACACATCAACATCACCCATGTCTTTGGGACTGAATTTTTGACTAATCCTTCTCCTGTTCAAATGTCTTTAACAATAGGTTCACCAACAGAAGGCAGCTACAAAGGCAACTGTACATGTTTTATGGGCTCTCAGACACTGAGATCAAAGTCCTCCTAG